One region of Ignavibacteriota bacterium genomic DNA includes:
- a CDS encoding rRNA pseudouridine synthase, producing RPSSGGYRGERGERSETPRTGGPKKWKSREDSPRPSSGGYRGERGERSDTPRTGGPKKWKSREGSPRPSSGGYRGERGEPGETPRTGGPKKWKSREDSPRPSSGGYRGERGERGERGERGERGERGERSETPRTGGQKRWNDRGDSARATSGGFGEGRGEKRPTGEREGANRPRTYQSGGQKKSGGGSRGKGKGKGGRDQIPARGSRSRTQTAALRPIAEQVRLNKFLADAGIAARRKADELITSGEVKVNGITVTELGVHIRPGDDRISVRGLEVHIDSQLVYIVLNKPKDCITTTSDEKGRTTVLDLVPSHHRLYPVGRLDRNTTGVLLLTNDGDLAYNLTHPRFQHPRTYLAELTTGLKPHDLSKLRTGVKLEDGLTEPCEATVVDAPRNLTVALILHEGRNRQVRRMFEALGYDVRKLERVEFAGLTADGLRRGEWRYLGEHEVGRLKKMSGGAKGARKPVRARDDE from the coding sequence CGACCGTCGTCGGGCGGCTACCGCGGTGAACGTGGTGAACGTTCTGAGACACCGCGCACAGGCGGACCGAAGAAATGGAAGAGCCGCGAGGATTCACCACGACCGTCGTCGGGCGGCTACCGCGGTGAACGTGGTGAACGCAGTGACACGCCGCGCACAGGCGGACCGAAGAAGTGGAAGAGCCGCGAGGGTTCACCACGTCCGTCGTCGGGCGGCTACCGCGGTGAACGCGGCGAACCTGGCGAGACACCGCGCACAGGCGGACCGAAAAAATGGAAGAGCCGCGAGGATTCACCACGTCCGTCGTCGGGCGGGTACCGCGGCGAACGCGGCGAACGCGGTGAGCGCGGTGAGCGCGGTGAGCGCGGCGAACGCGGTGAGCGGAGCGAGACACCGCGCACAGGCGGACAGAAGAGATGGAATGACCGCGGAGACAGCGCTCGCGCGACTTCGGGTGGTTTCGGAGAGGGACGTGGAGAGAAGCGGCCGACGGGTGAGCGCGAAGGTGCGAACCGTCCGCGGACCTATCAATCCGGCGGGCAGAAGAAGTCCGGCGGCGGATCACGCGGCAAGGGCAAGGGCAAAGGCGGCAGGGATCAGATCCCCGCACGCGGCAGCCGTTCACGCACGCAGACGGCGGCGTTGCGCCCCATCGCGGAGCAGGTGCGTCTCAACAAGTTTCTTGCGGATGCGGGCATCGCTGCGCGTCGCAAAGCCGACGAGCTGATCACATCGGGTGAAGTGAAAGTAAACGGCATCACCGTGACTGAACTGGGCGTGCACATCCGTCCCGGCGACGACCGCATCTCGGTGCGCGGTCTCGAGGTGCACATCGATTCGCAGCTTGTGTACATCGTGCTGAACAAACCGAAGGACTGCATCACCACCACGTCCGACGAAAAGGGCCGCACCACCGTGCTCGATCTCGTGCCGTCGCATCACCGGCTCTATCCTGTCGGGCGGCTCGACCGCAACACCACCGGCGTGCTGCTGCTGACAAACGACGGCGACCTCGCGTACAACCTCACACACCCGCGATTCCAACATCCGCGCACCTACCTCGCGGAATTGACGACCGGACTGAAGCCGCACGATCTGTCGAAACTGCGGACGGGCGTGAAGCTCGAGGACGGCTTGACGGAACCGTGCGAGGCGACCGTGGTGGATGCGCCGCGGAATCTGACCGTCGCGCTGATCCTGCACGAGGGCCGCAACAGGCAGGTGCGCCGCATGTTCGAGGCGCTGGGCTACGATGTGCGCAAACTCGAACGTGTGGAGTTCGCGGGTCTGACCGCCGACGGCCTGCGCCGAGGTGAGTGGCGCTACCTCGGTGAACATGAAGTGGGCCGCCTGAAAAAGATGTCCGGCGGCGCCAAGGGCGCGCGGAAGCCCGTGCGCGCACGCGACGACGAATAG
- the carB gene encoding carbamoyl-phosphate synthase large subunit translates to MPRRTDISSILILGSGPIVIGQACEFDYSGTQAVRALRAEGYRIVLINSNPATIMTDPEFADATYIEPLTIEVAERVIARERPDAVLPTMGGQTALNLAVGLAEHGILEKYNVQLIGASLPAIRMAEDREQFLAAMQRCGLEMPRGYFVRTLAEAHAAVEQIGFPAIIRPSFTLGGSGGGIAYNMEEFLTKVTHGLTLSPISQVLVEESILGWKEYELEVMRDTKDNVVIVCSIENLDPIGVHTGDSITVAPAQTLTDKEYQRLRDAAIRIMREIGVETGGSNVQFAVHPGTGRMTVIEMNPRVSRSSALASKATGFPIAKIAALLAVGYTLDEIPNDITRVTPACFEPTIDYIVTKIPRWDFAKFPGADSALGVQMKSVGEVMAIGRTFKESLQKALRSLEIGRHGLGADGKDPVFPPDLAESEREALARELRMRIATPRHDRLFDLRLAMLAGVDDEELHRITGIDPWFLAQIREIVELELRLRETTLPG, encoded by the coding sequence ATGCCACGCAGGACAGACATATCGTCGATTCTGATACTCGGCTCCGGACCGATCGTCATCGGGCAGGCGTGCGAGTTCGACTATTCCGGAACCCAGGCCGTGCGCGCCCTGCGCGCCGAGGGCTACCGCATTGTGCTGATCAACAGCAATCCCGCGACGATCATGACCGATCCCGAATTCGCGGACGCGACGTACATCGAGCCGCTCACGATCGAAGTGGCCGAACGAGTCATCGCGCGTGAACGCCCGGACGCGGTGCTGCCCACCATGGGCGGACAGACGGCATTAAATCTCGCCGTCGGACTTGCGGAGCACGGCATACTCGAGAAGTACAACGTACAGTTGATCGGCGCCTCGCTGCCGGCCATACGCATGGCGGAGGACCGCGAACAGTTTCTCGCCGCGATGCAGCGCTGCGGCCTCGAAATGCCTCGTGGATATTTTGTGCGCACGCTGGCCGAAGCCCACGCGGCCGTGGAACAGATCGGCTTCCCCGCGATCATCCGTCCCTCGTTCACGCTGGGCGGCTCGGGCGGCGGCATCGCGTACAACATGGAAGAATTCCTGACGAAGGTGACACACGGGCTCACGCTGAGTCCGATCAGCCAGGTGCTTGTCGAGGAATCCATACTCGGCTGGAAGGAATACGAACTCGAGGTGATGCGCGACACGAAGGACAACGTGGTGATCGTCTGTTCCATCGAGAACCTCGATCCCATCGGCGTGCACACGGGCGATTCCATCACCGTCGCGCCCGCGCAGACGCTCACCGACAAGGAGTATCAGCGCCTCCGCGACGCGGCCATCCGCATCATGCGCGAGATCGGCGTGGAGACAGGCGGATCGAACGTGCAGTTCGCCGTGCACCCCGGCACCGGGCGCATGACCGTGATCGAGATGAATCCGCGCGTCTCGCGCAGCTCCGCGCTCGCGTCCAAGGCCACGGGCTTCCCCATCGCCAAGATCGCCGCGCTGCTGGCCGTCGGCTACACACTCGACGAAATTCCGAACGACATCACACGCGTCACGCCCGCCTGCTTCGAACCGACCATCGACTACATCGTCACAAAAATTCCGCGCTGGGATTTCGCGAAATTCCCGGGCGCGGACAGCGCGCTGGGCGTGCAGATGAAATCCGTCGGCGAAGTGATGGCGATCGGCCGCACGTTCAAGGAGTCGCTGCAGAAAGCGCTCCGCTCGCTCGAGATCGGCCGCCACGGCCTCGGCGCCGACGGCAAGGATCCCGTGTTCCCGCCCGATCTCGCCGAGAGCGAACGCGAGGCGCTTGCGCGCGAACTCCGCATGCGCATCGCCACGCCGCGCCACGACCGCCTCTTCGACCTGCGCCTCGCCATGCTGGCGGGTGTCGACGACGAGGAACTGCACCGCATCACGGGCATCGATCCCTGGTTCCTCGCCCAGATCCGCGAGATCGTGGAACTGGAACTGCGGCTGCGCGAAACGACACTTCCCGGAT